One genomic region from Gracilinanus agilis isolate LMUSP501 unplaced genomic scaffold, AgileGrace unplaced_scaffold43163, whole genome shotgun sequence encodes:
- the LOC123255316 gene encoding solute carrier family 22 member 8-like, whose protein sequence is MGLGNLCTRVGSMIAPLVKITGEVMPFIPAIIYGVIPLLGGAAAFFLPETLNTALPETIEDVQCRKKPKEETEVQSIPLQSCEPGKGTS, encoded by the exons ATGGGCCTGGGTAACCTGTGTACCCGAGTGGGCAGCATGATCGCCCCCCTGGTGAAGATCACGGGCGAAGTGATGCCTTTCATCCCTGCCATCATCTATGGGGTCATTCCCCTTCTGGGGGGAGCCGCCGCCTTCTTCTTGCCAGAGACCCTCAACACGGCACTTCCAGAGACAATAGAAGACGTGCAATGCCG GAAAAAGCCCAAGGAGGAGACAGAGGTTCAGTCTATCCCCCTGCAGTCCTGTGAACCTGGGAAGGGGACCAGCTGA